A single region of the Ictalurus punctatus breed USDA103 chromosome 17, Coco_2.0, whole genome shotgun sequence genome encodes:
- the irs1 gene encoding insulin receptor substrate 1-B isoform X2, producing MASPSTEKACFSDVRKVGYLRKPKSMHKRFFVLRAASDTGPSRLEYYENEKKWRHKSGAPKRSIPLESCFNINKRADSKNKHLVALYTKDEYFAVAADSEPEQDAWYQALVDLHNRGKVHESARSNGIGDDDYGDATPGPAFKEVWQVILKPKGLGQTKNLIGVYRLCLTDKTLAFVKLNSDAAAVVLQLMNIRRCGHSENFFFIEVGRSAVTGPGEFWMQVDDSVVAQNMHETILEAMKAMSEEFRPRSKSQSSSNCSNPISVPVRTRHHHNNPPPSQVGLGRRMRAESVTATSPAGPGRHSHSFRVRASSDGEGTMSRPASVDGSPSSPRSSRPQSQRHRGRSRLHPPLNHSRSIPTPSSRCSPSPISPVSLSSSSTSGHGSTSDSLFPRRSSASISGSPSDGGFISSDEYGSSPCDFRSSFRSVTPDSLGHTPPAKEEDLNNYICMTKSGSLSSTGSQSRGTPSHMDEPDLEKCFRKRTHSSGTLSPPATCHQKTPSQSSAVSLDEYTVMTPAYNRSRSVSSSSPSIYRNLSTNSYPEECLGMPTAEGGSESSPKDDGYMPMSPGVAPAVVTGNSGDYMPMSPKSVSAPQQIINPRRVDSNGYMMMSPSGSCSPDVSTNYRKIWTNGMNPSLSVESTEGKVSSCGDYINMSPASGSTTGTPPDCYFNPVDELSRPAYAYFSLPRSFKHANGKQDKSPLRMSLGSARMVCADSSSSSASSDSLGGHCSSQQPSVRPKRSEVTSRLSRPTRLSLDANRASTLPRMRESPFPGEPKSPGEYVNIEFNDQAFSASLASLFSPVFTGNGADVQSELTSSDYMNMQLGSQSLLSQSRKSTSSSPDYTVVSPSENSASSPHLPRESIRERDYMSMQLGSYSTDYPDSQRMLINTSLQDPEVLLCSESHSDDVSTLGAAPVRSVLIGPLTDLSAFSRVNPTPTRNQAAKVIRVDPQGRRRHSSETFASTTTKGAVSAATGFQSEDVKRHSSASFENVWLKPVEASTAASPPAPAAAADTTSSVDPHNQNGLNYIDLDLAQNREPLDQDWSSSFQTRQVDFGTAGAAEEPSAYASINFQKADDSRGNLTYREAPALSFPQSIPVLKRRGGGAELQYSPGANKSNNKKER from the exons ATGGCAAGTCCGTCTACAGAGAAGGCTTGTTTTTCGGACGTGAGAAAGGTGGGTTATTTAAGGAAACCCAAAAGCATGCACAAAAGGTTTTTTGTTCTGCGAGCTGCAAGCGATACCGGACCTTCCAGGTTGGAGTACTACGAGAATGAGAAAAAATGGAGACACAAGTCTGGGGCACCAAAAAGGTCAATACCACTCGAGAGTTGCTTCAATATTAACAAAAGGGCCGActccaaaaacaaacatctgGTCGCACTGTACACCAAGGACGAATACTTTGCAGTCGCAGCGGACAGCGAGCCGGAGCAGGACGCGTGGTACCAAGCCCTAGTAGACCTCCACAACCGAGGGAAGGTCCACGAGAGTGCCAGGAGCAACGGCATTGGAGATGATGATTACGGAGATGCTACGCCCGGGCCTGCCTTCAAAGAAGTATGGCAGGTTATACTGAAACCAAAGGGACTCGGACAGACCAAAAACTTAATTGGCGTGTACAGACTATGTCTCACGGACAAGACTTTGGCTTTCGTGAAGCTCAATTCAGACGCCGCGGCGGTCGTTTTGCAGCTGATGAACATCCGAAGGTGCGGTCACTCGGAAAATTTCTTCTTCATCGAAGTCGGGAGGTCTGCGGTGACTGGGCCCGGTGAGTTCTGGATGCAGGTCGACGACTCGGTCGTGGCTCAGAACATGCACGAGACTATCTTGGAGGCGATGAAAGCCATGAGTGAAGAGTTTCGTCCCCGTAGCAAAAGCCAGTCGTCTTCCAACTGCTCCAACCCCATTTCCGTGCCGGTGCGAACCAGGCATCATCACAACAACCCTCCTCCGAGTCAGGTCGGGTTGGGAAGGCGTATGAGGGCTGAAAGTGTCACGGCTACGTCTCCGGCTGGCCCAGGCAGACACAGCCATTCGTTCAGAGTGAGGGCATCCAGTGACGGAGAAGGAACTATGTCTAGGCCAGCATCTGTAGACGGCAGCCCAAGTAGTCCAAGATCCTCTAGGCCACAGTCTCAAAGGCATAGGGGTAGATCCAGACTGCATCCACCTCTAAATCATAGCAGGTCCATCCCTACTCCGTCATCACGATGCTCTCCATCGCCAATCAGCCCTGTAAGTCTGTCCTCCAGCAGCACTAGTGGACACGGGTCCACTTCAGATAGTCTTTTCCCCCGACGCTCCAGTGCCTCTATATCTGGGTCGCCCAGCGACGGCGGCTTCATCTCGTCCGATGAATACGGTTCCAGTCCATGTGATTTCCGAAGCTCCTTCCGCAGCGTGACCCCCGACTCGCTCGGACACACCCCTCCTGCCAAAGAAGAGGACTTGAATAACTACATATGCATGACCAAGTCTGGTTCACTAAGTAGTACCGGGAGCCAGTCCAGAGGAACACCGTCTCACATGGATGAGCCAGACTTGGAGAAATGTTTCAGGAAAAGGACTCATTCCTCTGGCACCCTGTCACCTCCAGCCACCTGCCACCAAAAAACGCCTTCACAGTCATCTGCCGTGTCTCTGGACGAATACACAGTCATGACACCGGCGTATAATCGCAGCCGATCTGTATCGTCGTCATCACCGTCGATATATCGGAACTTGTCCACGAATTCGTATCCTGAAGAATGCTTGGGTATGCCGACGGCGGAAGGTGGCAGCGAGTCCAGTCCCAAGGACGACGGCTACATGCCGATGTCACCGGGCGTGGCTCCTGCAGTGGTAACGGGAAACAGCGGAGACTATATGCCTATGAGTCCGAAAAGTGTTTCGGCCCCACAGCAGATAATCAATCCACGGCGAGTGGACTCCAATGGCTACATGATGATGTCACCGAGCGGTAGCTGTTCCCCAGACGTTTCTACAAACTACAGGAAGATCTGGACCAACGGCATGAACCCGTCGTTGTCCGTTGAGAGCACGGAGGGGAAAGTGTCCTCGTGCGGAGACTATATAAACATGTCTCCTGCTAGCGGCTCAACCACCGGCACGCCACCGGACTGCTACTTCAACCCTGTAGATGAGCTGTCCAGGCCAGCGTACGCCTACTTCTCTCTGCCCCGTTCCTTCAAACACGCCAACGGGAAGCAGGACAAGAGCCCCTTGCGGATGTCACTTGGCAGCGCTCGCATGGTTTGCGCTGACTCTTCCTCGTCTTCGGCTAGCAGCGACAGTTTGGGTGGTCATTGTAGTTCGCAACAGCCTTCTGTCAGGCCcaaaaggtcagaggtcacctCTAGGCTGTCACGACCAACAAGGCTATCATTGGATGCTAACCGAGCTAGCACTCTTCCAAGAATGCGTGAAAGCCCTTTCCCTGGTGAGCCCAAAAGTCCGGGAGAGTACGTCAACATCGAGTTTAATGACCAAGCGTTTTCAGCGAGCTTAGCATCACTTTTTTCACCTGTGTTCACTGGTAACGGGGCAGACGTCCAGTCGGAGCTGACTTCTTCCGACTACATGAACATGCAGCTAGGTTCACAGAGCTTGCTCTCGCAGTCTAGAAAATCGACGTCCAGTTCCCCAGACTACACCGTTGTTAGTCCGTCCGAAAACTCGGCCTCGTCGCCTCACCTGCCTCGTGAAAGTATTCGTGAACGTGACTACATGAGCATGCAACTGGGCTCTTACTCTACAGACTATCCTGATTCCCAGAGGATGCTTATAAACACTTCGTTACAAGACCCGGAAGTTCTTCTCTGCTCTGAGTCGCACAGCGACGACGTCTCGACGTTAGGTGCAGCCCCAGTGAGGTCTGTGCTTATTGGTCCTTTGACAGATCTCAGCGCCTTCTCCCGGGTAAACCCGACTCCGACGAGAAATCAGGCTGCCAAAGTGATCCGGGTGGACCCGCAAGGCAGGAGACGGCACAGCTCGGAAACGTTTGCCTCCACGACAACCAAAGGCGCCGTAAGCGCAGCCACGGGCTTTCAGTCAGAAGACGTCAAACGCCACAGCTCTGCTTCTTTTGAGAACGTTTGGTTAAAGCCTGTCGAGGCTTCCACCGCCGCCTCTCCTCcagctcctgctgctgctgctgacacGACGTCCAGCGTCGACCCTCACAACCAAAACGGCCTGAACTACATCGATCTGGATCTGGCTCAGAACCGAGAGCCGCTCGATCAGGATTGGAGCTCAAGCTTCCAGACCCGGCAGGTGGACTTCGGGACCGCAGGGGCAGCGGAGGAACCGAGTGCCTATGCCAGTATAAACTTTCAGAAAGCCGACGACTCCAGAGGAAACCTCACTTACAGAGAAG CTCCCGCTTTGAGCTTTCCGCAGAGTATCCCTGTGCTCAAACGGAGGGGTGGAGGGGCGGAGCTACAGTACAGCCCAGGTGCCAACAAGTCAAACAACAAGAAAGAACGTTGA
- the irs1 gene encoding insulin receptor substrate 1-B isoform X1, with protein sequence MASPSTEKACFSDVRKVGYLRKPKSMHKRFFVLRAASDTGPSRLEYYENEKKWRHKSGAPKRSIPLESCFNINKRADSKNKHLVALYTKDEYFAVAADSEPEQDAWYQALVDLHNRGKVHESARSNGIGDDDYGDATPGPAFKEVWQVILKPKGLGQTKNLIGVYRLCLTDKTLAFVKLNSDAAAVVLQLMNIRRCGHSENFFFIEVGRSAVTGPGEFWMQVDDSVVAQNMHETILEAMKAMSEEFRPRSKSQSSSNCSNPISVPVRTRHHHNNPPPSQVGLGRRMRAESVTATSPAGPGRHSHSFRVRASSDGEGTMSRPASVDGSPSSPRSSRPQSQRHRGRSRLHPPLNHSRSIPTPSSRCSPSPISPVSLSSSSTSGHGSTSDSLFPRRSSASISGSPSDGGFISSDEYGSSPCDFRSSFRSVTPDSLGHTPPAKEEDLNNYICMTKSGSLSSTGSQSRGTPSHMDEPDLEKCFRKRTHSSGTLSPPATCHQKTPSQSSAVSLDEYTVMTPAYNRSRSVSSSSPSIYRNLSTNSYPEECLGMPTAEGGSESSPKDDGYMPMSPGVAPAVVTGNSGDYMPMSPKSVSAPQQIINPRRVDSNGYMMMSPSGSCSPDVSTNYRKIWTNGMNPSLSVESTEGKVSSCGDYINMSPASGSTTGTPPDCYFNPVDELSRPAYAYFSLPRSFKHANGKQDKSPLRMSLGSARMVCADSSSSSASSDSLGGHCSSQQPSVRPKRSEVTSRLSRPTRLSLDANRASTLPRMRESPFPGEPKSPGEYVNIEFNDQAFSASLASLFSPVFTGNGADVQSELTSSDYMNMQLGSQSLLSQSRKSTSSSPDYTVVSPSENSASSPHLPRESIRERDYMSMQLGSYSTDYPDSQRMLINTSLQDPEVLLCSESHSDDVSTLGAAPVRSVLIGPLTDLSAFSRVNPTPTRNQAAKVIRVDPQGRRRHSSETFASTTTKGAVSAATGFQSEDVKRHSSASFENVWLKPVEASTAASPPAPAAAADTTSSVDPHNQNGLNYIDLDLAQNREPLDQDWSSSFQTRQVDFGTAGAAEEPSAYASINFQKADDSRGNLTYREVSWRLYPQCRNGAVGLKLRSAKTHHLEFPTSARKFYKVSSRSRRVQPVMSDQHGCSPLQQMKSSYISSPTESSISLGSSRTPATPRL encoded by the exons ATGGCAAGTCCGTCTACAGAGAAGGCTTGTTTTTCGGACGTGAGAAAGGTGGGTTATTTAAGGAAACCCAAAAGCATGCACAAAAGGTTTTTTGTTCTGCGAGCTGCAAGCGATACCGGACCTTCCAGGTTGGAGTACTACGAGAATGAGAAAAAATGGAGACACAAGTCTGGGGCACCAAAAAGGTCAATACCACTCGAGAGTTGCTTCAATATTAACAAAAGGGCCGActccaaaaacaaacatctgGTCGCACTGTACACCAAGGACGAATACTTTGCAGTCGCAGCGGACAGCGAGCCGGAGCAGGACGCGTGGTACCAAGCCCTAGTAGACCTCCACAACCGAGGGAAGGTCCACGAGAGTGCCAGGAGCAACGGCATTGGAGATGATGATTACGGAGATGCTACGCCCGGGCCTGCCTTCAAAGAAGTATGGCAGGTTATACTGAAACCAAAGGGACTCGGACAGACCAAAAACTTAATTGGCGTGTACAGACTATGTCTCACGGACAAGACTTTGGCTTTCGTGAAGCTCAATTCAGACGCCGCGGCGGTCGTTTTGCAGCTGATGAACATCCGAAGGTGCGGTCACTCGGAAAATTTCTTCTTCATCGAAGTCGGGAGGTCTGCGGTGACTGGGCCCGGTGAGTTCTGGATGCAGGTCGACGACTCGGTCGTGGCTCAGAACATGCACGAGACTATCTTGGAGGCGATGAAAGCCATGAGTGAAGAGTTTCGTCCCCGTAGCAAAAGCCAGTCGTCTTCCAACTGCTCCAACCCCATTTCCGTGCCGGTGCGAACCAGGCATCATCACAACAACCCTCCTCCGAGTCAGGTCGGGTTGGGAAGGCGTATGAGGGCTGAAAGTGTCACGGCTACGTCTCCGGCTGGCCCAGGCAGACACAGCCATTCGTTCAGAGTGAGGGCATCCAGTGACGGAGAAGGAACTATGTCTAGGCCAGCATCTGTAGACGGCAGCCCAAGTAGTCCAAGATCCTCTAGGCCACAGTCTCAAAGGCATAGGGGTAGATCCAGACTGCATCCACCTCTAAATCATAGCAGGTCCATCCCTACTCCGTCATCACGATGCTCTCCATCGCCAATCAGCCCTGTAAGTCTGTCCTCCAGCAGCACTAGTGGACACGGGTCCACTTCAGATAGTCTTTTCCCCCGACGCTCCAGTGCCTCTATATCTGGGTCGCCCAGCGACGGCGGCTTCATCTCGTCCGATGAATACGGTTCCAGTCCATGTGATTTCCGAAGCTCCTTCCGCAGCGTGACCCCCGACTCGCTCGGACACACCCCTCCTGCCAAAGAAGAGGACTTGAATAACTACATATGCATGACCAAGTCTGGTTCACTAAGTAGTACCGGGAGCCAGTCCAGAGGAACACCGTCTCACATGGATGAGCCAGACTTGGAGAAATGTTTCAGGAAAAGGACTCATTCCTCTGGCACCCTGTCACCTCCAGCCACCTGCCACCAAAAAACGCCTTCACAGTCATCTGCCGTGTCTCTGGACGAATACACAGTCATGACACCGGCGTATAATCGCAGCCGATCTGTATCGTCGTCATCACCGTCGATATATCGGAACTTGTCCACGAATTCGTATCCTGAAGAATGCTTGGGTATGCCGACGGCGGAAGGTGGCAGCGAGTCCAGTCCCAAGGACGACGGCTACATGCCGATGTCACCGGGCGTGGCTCCTGCAGTGGTAACGGGAAACAGCGGAGACTATATGCCTATGAGTCCGAAAAGTGTTTCGGCCCCACAGCAGATAATCAATCCACGGCGAGTGGACTCCAATGGCTACATGATGATGTCACCGAGCGGTAGCTGTTCCCCAGACGTTTCTACAAACTACAGGAAGATCTGGACCAACGGCATGAACCCGTCGTTGTCCGTTGAGAGCACGGAGGGGAAAGTGTCCTCGTGCGGAGACTATATAAACATGTCTCCTGCTAGCGGCTCAACCACCGGCACGCCACCGGACTGCTACTTCAACCCTGTAGATGAGCTGTCCAGGCCAGCGTACGCCTACTTCTCTCTGCCCCGTTCCTTCAAACACGCCAACGGGAAGCAGGACAAGAGCCCCTTGCGGATGTCACTTGGCAGCGCTCGCATGGTTTGCGCTGACTCTTCCTCGTCTTCGGCTAGCAGCGACAGTTTGGGTGGTCATTGTAGTTCGCAACAGCCTTCTGTCAGGCCcaaaaggtcagaggtcacctCTAGGCTGTCACGACCAACAAGGCTATCATTGGATGCTAACCGAGCTAGCACTCTTCCAAGAATGCGTGAAAGCCCTTTCCCTGGTGAGCCCAAAAGTCCGGGAGAGTACGTCAACATCGAGTTTAATGACCAAGCGTTTTCAGCGAGCTTAGCATCACTTTTTTCACCTGTGTTCACTGGTAACGGGGCAGACGTCCAGTCGGAGCTGACTTCTTCCGACTACATGAACATGCAGCTAGGTTCACAGAGCTTGCTCTCGCAGTCTAGAAAATCGACGTCCAGTTCCCCAGACTACACCGTTGTTAGTCCGTCCGAAAACTCGGCCTCGTCGCCTCACCTGCCTCGTGAAAGTATTCGTGAACGTGACTACATGAGCATGCAACTGGGCTCTTACTCTACAGACTATCCTGATTCCCAGAGGATGCTTATAAACACTTCGTTACAAGACCCGGAAGTTCTTCTCTGCTCTGAGTCGCACAGCGACGACGTCTCGACGTTAGGTGCAGCCCCAGTGAGGTCTGTGCTTATTGGTCCTTTGACAGATCTCAGCGCCTTCTCCCGGGTAAACCCGACTCCGACGAGAAATCAGGCTGCCAAAGTGATCCGGGTGGACCCGCAAGGCAGGAGACGGCACAGCTCGGAAACGTTTGCCTCCACGACAACCAAAGGCGCCGTAAGCGCAGCCACGGGCTTTCAGTCAGAAGACGTCAAACGCCACAGCTCTGCTTCTTTTGAGAACGTTTGGTTAAAGCCTGTCGAGGCTTCCACCGCCGCCTCTCCTCcagctcctgctgctgctgctgacacGACGTCCAGCGTCGACCCTCACAACCAAAACGGCCTGAACTACATCGATCTGGATCTGGCTCAGAACCGAGAGCCGCTCGATCAGGATTGGAGCTCAAGCTTCCAGACCCGGCAGGTGGACTTCGGGACCGCAGGGGCAGCGGAGGAACCGAGTGCCTATGCCAGTATAAACTTTCAGAAAGCCGACGACTCCAGAGGAAACCTCACTTACAGAGAAG TTTCGTGGCGactttacccacaatgccgtaaCGGTGCCGTGGGATTAAAGCTGCGTTCAGCTAAAACTCATCATCTGGAATTTCCAACCTCCGCTCGGAAATTCTACAAGGTCTCTTCAAGGTCACGTCGAGTTCAGCCTGTGATGTCagatcaacatggctgctcgcCGCTTCAACA AATGAAAAGCAGCTACATCTCATCACCCACCGAGTCTTCCATCAGCCTCGGATCAAGCCGGACCCCGGCGACTCCTCGTCTATAA
- the irs1 gene encoding insulin receptor substrate 1-B isoform X3, with product MASPSTEKACFSDVRKVGYLRKPKSMHKRFFVLRAASDTGPSRLEYYENEKKWRHKSGAPKRSIPLESCFNINKRADSKNKHLVALYTKDEYFAVAADSEPEQDAWYQALVDLHNRGKVHESARSNGIGDDDYGDATPGPAFKEVWQVILKPKGLGQTKNLIGVYRLCLTDKTLAFVKLNSDAAAVVLQLMNIRRCGHSENFFFIEVGRSAVTGPGEFWMQVDDSVVAQNMHETILEAMKAMSEEFRPRSKSQSSSNCSNPISVPVRTRHHHNNPPPSQVGLGRRMRAESVTATSPAGPGRHSHSFRVRASSDGEGTMSRPASVDGSPSSPRSSRPQSQRHRGRSRLHPPLNHSRSIPTPSSRCSPSPISPVSLSSSSTSGHGSTSDSLFPRRSSASISGSPSDGGFISSDEYGSSPCDFRSSFRSVTPDSLGHTPPAKEEDLNNYICMTKSGSLSSTGSQSRGTPSHMDEPDLEKCFRKRTHSSGTLSPPATCHQKTPSQSSAVSLDEYTVMTPAYNRSRSVSSSSPSIYRNLSTNSYPEECLGMPTAEGGSESSPKDDGYMPMSPGVAPAVVTGNSGDYMPMSPKSVSAPQQIINPRRVDSNGYMMMSPSGSCSPDVSTNYRKIWTNGMNPSLSVESTEGKVSSCGDYINMSPASGSTTGTPPDCYFNPVDELSRPAYAYFSLPRSFKHANGKQDKSPLRMSLGSARMVCADSSSSSASSDSLGGHCSSQQPSVRPKRSEVTSRLSRPTRLSLDANRASTLPRMRESPFPGEPKSPGEYVNIEFNDQAFSASLASLFSPVFTGNGADVQSELTSSDYMNMQLGSQSLLSQSRKSTSSSPDYTVVSPSENSASSPHLPRESIRERDYMSMQLGSYSTDYPDSQRMLINTSLQDPEVLLCSESHSDDVSTLGAAPVRSVLIGPLTDLSAFSRVNPTPTRNQAAKVIRVDPQGRRRHSSETFASTTTKGAVSAATGFQSEDVKRHSSASFENVWLKPVEASTAASPPAPAAAADTTSSVDPHNQNGLNYIDLDLAQNREPLDQDWSSSFQTRQVDFGTAGAAEEPSAYASINFQKADDSRGNLTYREE from the exons ATGGCAAGTCCGTCTACAGAGAAGGCTTGTTTTTCGGACGTGAGAAAGGTGGGTTATTTAAGGAAACCCAAAAGCATGCACAAAAGGTTTTTTGTTCTGCGAGCTGCAAGCGATACCGGACCTTCCAGGTTGGAGTACTACGAGAATGAGAAAAAATGGAGACACAAGTCTGGGGCACCAAAAAGGTCAATACCACTCGAGAGTTGCTTCAATATTAACAAAAGGGCCGActccaaaaacaaacatctgGTCGCACTGTACACCAAGGACGAATACTTTGCAGTCGCAGCGGACAGCGAGCCGGAGCAGGACGCGTGGTACCAAGCCCTAGTAGACCTCCACAACCGAGGGAAGGTCCACGAGAGTGCCAGGAGCAACGGCATTGGAGATGATGATTACGGAGATGCTACGCCCGGGCCTGCCTTCAAAGAAGTATGGCAGGTTATACTGAAACCAAAGGGACTCGGACAGACCAAAAACTTAATTGGCGTGTACAGACTATGTCTCACGGACAAGACTTTGGCTTTCGTGAAGCTCAATTCAGACGCCGCGGCGGTCGTTTTGCAGCTGATGAACATCCGAAGGTGCGGTCACTCGGAAAATTTCTTCTTCATCGAAGTCGGGAGGTCTGCGGTGACTGGGCCCGGTGAGTTCTGGATGCAGGTCGACGACTCGGTCGTGGCTCAGAACATGCACGAGACTATCTTGGAGGCGATGAAAGCCATGAGTGAAGAGTTTCGTCCCCGTAGCAAAAGCCAGTCGTCTTCCAACTGCTCCAACCCCATTTCCGTGCCGGTGCGAACCAGGCATCATCACAACAACCCTCCTCCGAGTCAGGTCGGGTTGGGAAGGCGTATGAGGGCTGAAAGTGTCACGGCTACGTCTCCGGCTGGCCCAGGCAGACACAGCCATTCGTTCAGAGTGAGGGCATCCAGTGACGGAGAAGGAACTATGTCTAGGCCAGCATCTGTAGACGGCAGCCCAAGTAGTCCAAGATCCTCTAGGCCACAGTCTCAAAGGCATAGGGGTAGATCCAGACTGCATCCACCTCTAAATCATAGCAGGTCCATCCCTACTCCGTCATCACGATGCTCTCCATCGCCAATCAGCCCTGTAAGTCTGTCCTCCAGCAGCACTAGTGGACACGGGTCCACTTCAGATAGTCTTTTCCCCCGACGCTCCAGTGCCTCTATATCTGGGTCGCCCAGCGACGGCGGCTTCATCTCGTCCGATGAATACGGTTCCAGTCCATGTGATTTCCGAAGCTCCTTCCGCAGCGTGACCCCCGACTCGCTCGGACACACCCCTCCTGCCAAAGAAGAGGACTTGAATAACTACATATGCATGACCAAGTCTGGTTCACTAAGTAGTACCGGGAGCCAGTCCAGAGGAACACCGTCTCACATGGATGAGCCAGACTTGGAGAAATGTTTCAGGAAAAGGACTCATTCCTCTGGCACCCTGTCACCTCCAGCCACCTGCCACCAAAAAACGCCTTCACAGTCATCTGCCGTGTCTCTGGACGAATACACAGTCATGACACCGGCGTATAATCGCAGCCGATCTGTATCGTCGTCATCACCGTCGATATATCGGAACTTGTCCACGAATTCGTATCCTGAAGAATGCTTGGGTATGCCGACGGCGGAAGGTGGCAGCGAGTCCAGTCCCAAGGACGACGGCTACATGCCGATGTCACCGGGCGTGGCTCCTGCAGTGGTAACGGGAAACAGCGGAGACTATATGCCTATGAGTCCGAAAAGTGTTTCGGCCCCACAGCAGATAATCAATCCACGGCGAGTGGACTCCAATGGCTACATGATGATGTCACCGAGCGGTAGCTGTTCCCCAGACGTTTCTACAAACTACAGGAAGATCTGGACCAACGGCATGAACCCGTCGTTGTCCGTTGAGAGCACGGAGGGGAAAGTGTCCTCGTGCGGAGACTATATAAACATGTCTCCTGCTAGCGGCTCAACCACCGGCACGCCACCGGACTGCTACTTCAACCCTGTAGATGAGCTGTCCAGGCCAGCGTACGCCTACTTCTCTCTGCCCCGTTCCTTCAAACACGCCAACGGGAAGCAGGACAAGAGCCCCTTGCGGATGTCACTTGGCAGCGCTCGCATGGTTTGCGCTGACTCTTCCTCGTCTTCGGCTAGCAGCGACAGTTTGGGTGGTCATTGTAGTTCGCAACAGCCTTCTGTCAGGCCcaaaaggtcagaggtcacctCTAGGCTGTCACGACCAACAAGGCTATCATTGGATGCTAACCGAGCTAGCACTCTTCCAAGAATGCGTGAAAGCCCTTTCCCTGGTGAGCCCAAAAGTCCGGGAGAGTACGTCAACATCGAGTTTAATGACCAAGCGTTTTCAGCGAGCTTAGCATCACTTTTTTCACCTGTGTTCACTGGTAACGGGGCAGACGTCCAGTCGGAGCTGACTTCTTCCGACTACATGAACATGCAGCTAGGTTCACAGAGCTTGCTCTCGCAGTCTAGAAAATCGACGTCCAGTTCCCCAGACTACACCGTTGTTAGTCCGTCCGAAAACTCGGCCTCGTCGCCTCACCTGCCTCGTGAAAGTATTCGTGAACGTGACTACATGAGCATGCAACTGGGCTCTTACTCTACAGACTATCCTGATTCCCAGAGGATGCTTATAAACACTTCGTTACAAGACCCGGAAGTTCTTCTCTGCTCTGAGTCGCACAGCGACGACGTCTCGACGTTAGGTGCAGCCCCAGTGAGGTCTGTGCTTATTGGTCCTTTGACAGATCTCAGCGCCTTCTCCCGGGTAAACCCGACTCCGACGAGAAATCAGGCTGCCAAAGTGATCCGGGTGGACCCGCAAGGCAGGAGACGGCACAGCTCGGAAACGTTTGCCTCCACGACAACCAAAGGCGCCGTAAGCGCAGCCACGGGCTTTCAGTCAGAAGACGTCAAACGCCACAGCTCTGCTTCTTTTGAGAACGTTTGGTTAAAGCCTGTCGAGGCTTCCACCGCCGCCTCTCCTCcagctcctgctgctgctgctgacacGACGTCCAGCGTCGACCCTCACAACCAAAACGGCCTGAACTACATCGATCTGGATCTGGCTCAGAACCGAGAGCCGCTCGATCAGGATTGGAGCTCAAGCTTCCAGACCCGGCAGGTGGACTTCGGGACCGCAGGGGCAGCGGAGGAACCGAGTGCCTATGCCAGTATAAACTTTCAGAAAGCCGACGACTCCAGAGGAAACCTCACTTACAGAGAAG AATGA